From the Candidatus Rokuibacteriota bacterium genome, the window AACACCAGGAGGTAGTTCGTGTGCTCCAGGTCCGGGTTGGTGGTCAGCGCGCCATGAAGGGTCGCGGCCAGGAGGTGCTCGGCGTTGCCGCACTGGTGGCCGTTGGAGACAAAGACATTGGAGGAGCCGAAGGCCGGCATGAAGATGCCCATGCCGAAGACCAGCGGTGAGAGGGAGGGGACGCAGCCGGCCAGGACCAGCTTCCGCGGATCCTCCGCGCGGATCTTCCTGAGCTTCTCGGTGATGGTCGCGAGGGCCTCCTCCCAGGTGATCTCCACCCACCCGGGATCGACGTGGATTCCCTTCAGAGGATTGGTCCGCTTGAGGGGGACCTTCAGCCGATGCGGATCGTAGAGGAGCATGATCCCCGCCAGGCCCTTGGGGCAGAGCCGGCCCATCCCGAGCGGGCTCTCGGGGTTCCCCTCGATCTTTACCACCACCCCGTTCTTCTTGTGGACCCTGATCCCGCACTGGTTGTAGCAGAGGCTGCACGCGCTGGGGATCCAGGCATCATCCATCAAGCGCCTCCGTCGAGGGGAGCTTCTGCAGCCCTCGGACGAGGTACGTGGAAAACACCTCGGCGATTTCCTGCGCCGAACACCTTCCCGTCGGGGTATACCACTTCGGGATCCAGTTCATGGCGCCCAGGATCGCGAAGCCGACCAGCTTGGGATCACACGGGACAAACACCCCTGCGGCGATACCCTCCTCGATGAGCGTCCGCAGCATCCGCTCATACCCGTCCCTCCGCTCGATGACCCGCCGATGACGGCGAGGAGACAGCGCCCCCTCCTCCAGAAGCACCACCGTCCCGGTGAGCTGATCGGTCATCCCCTCGATGTAATAGGCGAGCGCGATTCTCAGCTGCTCATCCGCGGTCGAGGCCTTGGCGATGGCCCGGCGAATCCCCTCGATGGCG encodes:
- a CDS encoding TetR/AcrR family transcriptional regulator, with the translated sequence MRRRSPGSRLSLTREKILQESARVFNRRGYHGTTLDDIARALGVTKAALYYYVKSKEELLYQCHQASLDIAIEGIRRAIAKASTADEQLRIALAYYIEGMTDQLTGTVVLLEEGALSPRRHRRVIERRDGYERMLRTLIEEGIAAGVFVPCDPKLVGFAILGAMNWIPKWYTPTGRCSAQEIAEVFSTYLVRGLQKLPSTEALDG